The following is a genomic window from Pseudopipra pipra isolate bDixPip1 chromosome 2, bDixPip1.hap1, whole genome shotgun sequence.
CATACCTTCCCCATTTTATATTTGGCTTCTAACATATATAAGCTACACTAGGCCAAGCTATGCTTAAAGAAACTGTCCATTCTACAAATTTAAACATGTATTTCATGGTTAGTCAAGAGGCAAGAGACACTGTTAGTCAAAAGGCATCTTGCATATGGAGGCATGAATACAGgacacttccttttttttgtagTAAAGGGAAAAGTGAGAAGTACTTACCAAGAAGAAGTCTTTAGACTGGTTAATTCAATGTATAGAAAGTACAGAAAGTATAAAATACTCATTCAGAATTGTCCCCCTGCAAAACCATTCAATATACTCATCTACTAGTAGAACAGCTGgcaaagagagggaagaaaactaAAGCACAAAAACCTGAATAGCTAAATGAGATTCAAACAGTTTTCTTAAAGTAGACATTTTCATATGTATTTTCTGTCAAAAAGGCAATCTTCATTCAGAGGGGTTGAGAGTTACACTGAGATGTAGCTGCCACAATGGGAAACTTGTCAAGGCAGATCTTTATCCTGGCTCAAAGCAAAGTTTGTGCATTCAGTGATCTTACCAACAGTTTTTGcttgctatttttaaaacaaaatttagcTGATATTGTAATAACGTTGTTCCTGCTTGGGTTTTTTACTTCACTTTAGTCTTGGCCACAACAAGAACTCAGACTACTCTTCTGATACGGTCATGCTGCTATCTGCATGATTGGGTGACTGAGAGGGAAGGGGCTCACCAAGCTCTGCATCCCATACCTGCAACCCTACTTCTCTCCTACCCTCCCCCTCTCAGCACTTGCTTGATGCTGAAATGGAGACACAAGGTTATTTACGGTAGGAGACCTGTGCAGTAACACAGTACTCAGGAGAGTGGAATAGCCCATCCAAAACTTTGATGCCAGGGAAGTCTGTCTCAGACTGGGCTAGGCACCCGTGGGGAGCAGGCATGGACAAGCACAGTGAAGACTAAATGGATGCCAGTCCTGGTGAACAGGGTCAGGCTCCTTACCTGCCACGGGGACATCCTGGGTAAACTGCCAGCCTCTCTGGTGACCTCCAGATGGCTGCCTGGGGCCTCTGTGGTTTCCTCATTTTCAGGATGAGCATCTTGATTTGCTGTGATTCCTGTGACTTCTGTCAACTGGCTTCATGATTTCTTAATCTCATGTGGGAACTTGACTGcaaaggcaaaaccaaaatgCTAATACTTGATGTTTGGATGGTATTGGGACTTTGAAGCATGTGTCACGTGCTGAGAGTAAGGTGTTCTTGTCCATAACACTGAGTACACAGCTATGGAGGCTCAGCTGCTGTTACCAGCCTCCACCTGAGCTCAGAGCTATCTTTCTTGCTGATTTAAGCCAAAATTTAGGAGATGGAGGACTATGGTCTTTCACCTCTCTGGGGGATATGGTGCCTGTGCAGTTCCTGGGGCACCAAGCCAAATGACATGCAATGGACAGTaacctccagcacagcagaaggacagaCAGTTGCTGTTGAAAGCAATTTCTGTCACTGAAGTGCCATTCAACAGAGCTTGTCTGACAGAGCCCTTGGTACAGGGGACAGTTTCATGGTCAGAAAACTAAATCtagcttccagtgcaccttgTGTTGGTTTTCATCCCAAGAAATTATTCAAACCTGCTGGAGCATGGGTTTTGGAGTCAAA
Proteins encoded in this region:
- the LOC135409706 gene encoding LOW QUALITY PROTEIN: coagulation factor X-like (The sequence of the model RefSeq protein was modified relative to this genomic sequence to represent the inferred CDS: substituted 1 base at 1 genomic stop codon), whose product is MKGQLGNCEQFCETEDEGLICXCAAGYALDNDKNCVSVVTGITANQDAHPENEETTEAPGSHLEVTREAGSLPRMSPWQVRSLTLFTRTGIHLVFTVLVHACSPRFSSLSLPAVLLVDEYIEWFCRGTILNEYFILSVLSIH